A region from the Dehalococcoides mccartyi CG5 genome encodes:
- a CDS encoding KH domain-containing protein, translating to MKELVEYIAKSLADEPNDVVVTEEPEEEGIKLTLKVADVDKGRIIGKQGRIAQAMRTLIRVKAAKAGKRARLEIL from the coding sequence ATGAAAGAACTTGTCGAGTACATCGCCAAATCGCTAGCTGACGAGCCAAATGATGTAGTAGTGACAGAGGAACCTGAAGAAGAAGGCATCAAACTTACTCTTAAGGTAGCCGATGTAGATAAGGGCAGGATTATCGGCAAGCAGGGCAGGATTGCTCAGGCAATGCGCACTCTCATTCGGGTCAAGGCTGCCAAGGCCGGCAAACGCGCCCGTCTTGAAATTCTTTAG
- the rpsP gene encoding 30S ribosomal protein S16: MLKIRLTRIGAPKKPCYRIIVTEARSPRDATYTDLVGTYNPMTNPETVIINAEKVLYWIGKGAQPTDTVARLLKKAGIVNSN, translated from the coding sequence ATGTTGAAAATCAGACTCACTCGTATCGGAGCCCCCAAGAAGCCTTGCTACCGGATAATCGTCACTGAGGCCCGTTCGCCGCGTGATGCCACTTATACGGACCTTGTCGGCACCTACAACCCCATGACTAATCCTGAAACTGTAATCATAAACGCAGAAAAAGTCCTCTACTGGATTGGCAAAGGTGCTCAACCTACGGATACGGTTGCCCGTCTTTTAAAGAAGGCCGGCATCGTTAATTCTAACTAA
- the nfi gene encoding deoxyribonuclease V (cleaves DNA at apurinic or apyrimidinic sites) → MNVKIKKLHNWDMTPTEAILLQRELAQKVSACGTLSSISLVAGADVWHSRTSGMGRAAVVVLSYPDMNLVEVSRSEGDCHIPYIPGLLSFREMPLLLSAFEGLESMPDFILMDGQGLAHPRRLGIASHLGLFLNKPVIGCAKSRLVGEYAPLADEAGSYSDLYHNSQLVGRVLRTRRGVNPLFISVGHKICLEEACSRVADCCRGYRLPEPLRHAHLAAAQLI, encoded by the coding sequence ATGAATGTGAAAATTAAAAAGCTTCATAATTGGGATATGACACCCACCGAGGCAATACTTCTTCAGCGTGAACTTGCCCAAAAAGTGTCTGCTTGCGGCACTCTTTCTAGCATAAGCTTGGTTGCCGGGGCAGATGTCTGGCACAGTCGCACTTCAGGTATGGGCAGGGCGGCAGTAGTGGTGCTGAGCTATCCGGATATGAATCTGGTGGAGGTGAGCCGCTCCGAAGGGGATTGCCATATTCCTTATATACCCGGTTTATTGTCATTCAGAGAAATGCCACTTTTACTTTCCGCTTTTGAGGGTCTGGAAAGCATGCCCGACTTTATTCTTATGGACGGGCAGGGGCTGGCTCATCCCAGACGGCTTGGCATTGCTTCGCATCTGGGGCTTTTTTTAAATAAACCGGTAATCGGTTGCGCCAAGAGCCGTCTGGTCGGCGAGTATGCACCTCTGGCTGATGAGGCTGGAAGTTACTCCGACTTGTATCATAACAGCCAGCTGGTAGGACGGGTGCTGCGTACCCGCAGGGGGGTAAACCCTTTGTTCATATCAGTAGGGCACAAAATTTGCCTTGAAGAAGCTTGCAGCCGGGTTGCAGATTGTTGCCGGGGGTACCGTTTGCCTGAACCCCTCCGCCATGCTCATTTGGCGGCTGCCCAGCTGATTTAA